The sequence CCCCGCATGAAAGGCAGGGTGGGGACTTTCTTCCTGCGGGTCCACAACGCCGATGAGATTCCCCGGCTGAGCGCGCGCATCGACAATCACTACGCCAATTCCGCGTTTGAAACGCTATCCGAGACCGAGAACGCCTTCAATCTGAGCTTCGTGAAGATGCTCGGCAATATTTCCGCCATGATCCAGGGCATCACAGCCGCGGTGCTTGTGGCCATCCTCATCGTCACGGCCGGCACCATGAGCATCGCCATCCGCGAGCGCACCACCGAGATCGCGGTGCTCAGGGCCATGGGCTTCCGCACGGGATTGGTCCTGAGCCTGCTGCTGGGCGAGGGCATGCTGCTGGTGGGCGCGGGCGGGCTCTTCGGGGTGGGCCTCGCGGGCCTCGCAGCAGGCGGAATCCGAAAAGGATTGGGGGCTTCGGTGCCCTTCCTGGAGGACTTCAGCCTCTTGCCTTCCACCATGCTGCTCTGCCTGGGCATTACCTTCGTGGTCGGCCTGCTCTCGACCTTCATTCCGGCCTACCAGGCCATGCGGCGCCCCATCACTGAGGGGTTGAGGTCCATCGGATGATCATCCTGGGGTTCATGGGCGCGGTCTTCCTGGGCTACCTGGCCTGGCTCACATGGGCGGCCCTCGCCTATCCGATCCCCCTCAGCTACAACCTCCGGAGCTTGTGGCAGCGCAAGGTGGCGACCATCAGCACCGCTGGCGCCATCGCCTTGGTGGTGGGCATCTTCGTGGTGGTGCTGTCCCTGGCCCAGGGCCTCTCGAAGGCCTTCGTGAGCTCAGGCCGCGCGGACCAGGCCATCGTCATGCGCAGCAATGCCCAGTTCGAACTGAACTCCAGCATCGATCGGGGGCAGGCGCGCATCCTGGAGGTGCACCCCCTGGTGGCCAGGGATGCCGCCGGCCCCTTGGTGAGCGCCGAAGTGGTGGTGATCAAGATTTTCCAGAAATCCGACGGGGCCGATACCAATGTGACCGTGCGGGGCCTTGAGCCCACGGGCATCCGCCTGAGGTCCCAGGTGAAGTTGGTGGAGGGTCGGTGGTTCCGGCCGGGCCTTTCCGAAGTCGTGGTGCCCCGCAAGATGCAGGGGCGTTTCACGGGAATGGAGCTGGGCCGGATCCTGAAAATGGGCGGCCGCGATTGGGAGGTGGTGGGCGTCTTCGATGGCGGCGGGTCCTCCTTCGACTCCGAAATCTGGTCCGATGTGGTGGATGTCCAGCAGGCCTACAAGCGGGAGAGCTTCAGCTCCGTCCTGGCGCGCCTGGACACGCCGGAGCGGTTCAAGGCCTTCAAGGAGAGCGTGGAGGAAGACAAGCGCCTGAAGCTCGACACCATCAGCGAGAAGGCCTATTTCACCGAACTCACCAAATCCGGAGACCCCATCCGGATCCTGGGCAACCTCATCACCCTGATCCTCACCGCGGGCGCGATTTTCGCGGCCATGAACACCATGTACGCCTCGGTCTCGGGCCGCGCCAAGGAAATCGGGACCCTCCGGGCCATCGGCTTCCGGCGCCGGGAGATCCTGGCCAGCTTTCAATGGGAAAGCATCCTGCTGTGCGGACTGGGGGGCGTCGTCGGAGCTTTTCTGGCGCTGTTCGCCAATGGAATCCAGACCGGCACGACCAGTTTCCAGACCTTCAGCGATGTGACCTTCGCCTTTACCATCACGCCGGTGCTGATGCTGGAAGGCGTCGCTTTCAGCCTGGTGATGGGGCTGCTGGGGGGATTCTTCCCGGCCTGGAAAGCTTCCCGGATTCCCGTGGCCGAAGCCATGAAGGGTTGATGGAAGCCCTTGAACAACGCCAAATCCCGCCGTGCTTCCCTCTTGCCCCCATCGCCTTGCGAGGTAGACTGAAGACTAAACCGGGAGATCTCATGGACCGTGAACTGCTCAAGGGAAGCACACCCA comes from Holophagaceae bacterium and encodes:
- a CDS encoding ABC transporter permease, producing the protein MIILGFMGAVFLGYLAWLTWAALAYPIPLSYNLRSLWQRKVATISTAGAIALVVGIFVVVLSLAQGLSKAFVSSGRADQAIVMRSNAQFELNSSIDRGQARILEVHPLVARDAAGPLVSAEVVVIKIFQKSDGADTNVTVRGLEPTGIRLRSQVKLVEGRWFRPGLSEVVVPRKMQGRFTGMELGRILKMGGRDWEVVGVFDGGGSSFDSEIWSDVVDVQQAYKRESFSSVLARLDTPERFKAFKESVEEDKRLKLDTISEKAYFTELTKSGDPIRILGNLITLILTAGAIFAAMNTMYASVSGRAKEIGTLRAIGFRRREILASFQWESILLCGLGGVVGAFLALFANGIQTGTTSFQTFSDVTFAFTITPVLMLEGVAFSLVMGLLGGFFPAWKASRIPVAEAMKG